A single region of the Accipiter gentilis unplaced genomic scaffold, bAccGen1.1, whole genome shotgun sequence genome encodes:
- the LOC126037361 gene encoding electroneutral sodium bicarbonate exchanger 1-like, with translation MKDGPMENGETRFTDGSSYVLNSNRHAGYAVTASQEKCQYLRGEFQGPACGRDGPYTPDVFFWCCILFFATFALSSFLKKFKTSRYFPTRVRSTVSDFAVFLTIVIMVLLDFVVGIPSPKLQVPHAFKPTRDDRGWFINPIGPNPWWTVLAALVPALLCTILIFMDQQISAVIVNRKEHKLKKGCGYHLDLFVVAVMLRVCSVMGLPWFVAATVLSITHVNSLKVESDCSAPGEQPKFLGIREQRVTGLLIFVLMGCSVFFTSVLKFIPMPVLYWRLSLHGCVVAQRNSVL, from the exons atgaaagacggccccatggaaaacggggaaactcgcttcacagacggaagcagttacgtcctaaacagtaatcgacacgcgggatacgccgtcactgccagccaagag aaatgtcagtatttgcgtggggagtttcaaggacctgcctgtggacgcgacggcccctacacccctgatgtatttttctggtgctgcatcctcttcttcgccacctttgccctgtcaagcttcttgaagaagtttaaaaccagccgctactttccaaccaga gtacggtccacagtgagcgactttgctgttttcctcaccatcgtcatcatggtgctccttgactttgtggttgggatcccatcgccgaagctccaggtcccccatgcgttcaag cctaccagagacgaccgcgggtggttcatcaaccccataggacccaacccttggtggacggtgttggctgcgctcgtcccagctctgctctgcaccatcttgatattcatggaccagcagatcagtgccgttattgtgaacaggaaggagcacaagctgaag aaaggatgcgggtaccacctggacctttttgtggtggccgtgatgctcagggtgtgctctgtgatggggctgccctggtttgtggctgcgaccgtcctgtccatcacccacgtgaatagcctcaaagtagagtctgactgctcagctccaggagaacaacccaagtttctggggatacgagagcagagagtcactggcttgctgatctttgtgctcatgggctgctctgtcttcttcacttcggtgttaaag tttataccaatgcctgtgctttattggcgtctttctctacatgggtgtgtcgtcgctcagaggaattcag ttctttga